A single genomic interval of Lucilia cuprina isolate Lc7/37 chromosome 2, ASM2204524v1, whole genome shotgun sequence harbors:
- the LOC111685398 gene encoding nuclear pore complex protein Nup214 isoform X3, protein MAQNAPPSQDVQDIQFKLHDKFTIFPESKEVKSLVSLLAVSSAKGLLFAGNPHSKELKVFKLRDIVDGKTSGQELKARVVNLPGEPKVLACSCDGSMLAVNYVLNNTGFLQIYQVDSFLTATPTSLYNLPVAPESNVFALQMLWNPVIPNNIALILTDGSVAMFTLNNGQYDKVTLGKEHQVKAGCWSPKGKQIVFGFAEGKLQQFKPNLQPARAIPCPPGIHPGPFDCIAVHWLSTFQFAAIFLQRGQEMCPSLFIVNAPKAGQPSYINYYDICYSAPGPRIQQLSFNHIAQWNLLLVTSANGVEVGVLGTKDAGDNPNWIQYTLLDEARIEMPLTESKDETYPLGFAFDTASSHQVLVGEKKLPVMPMIHVLSTHGHLVSYNFLNLAPNAVDVCSPPPPLNDVSGQFVPLKQTIAAAAASAPANQTKPQFGENKPPTSGQGFGDMTFSTGSNMVTSTPAIKDKPVPLFGTQPAAAKPTAGFGFSTNTPAASSVTTAPANNKPSTGFGFGSATTTTTSAAQPFSQPFGGAMTTGTPFGGFSGTGFTAKPNEAPKQQPTQTQTSQAANVNKNPEANKPLYTVPATFTPPSVQQTQNNNKMEQKTIQPQTAANKMNLNNGEIDEVVKQMIVIQIEAFEMELKHIGQQSKQLMENIGSPDEIKSYSKQLNDLQEILEQANDHEFEQDVQSLRHSMNESYAMLAECRTKLDLYNNPNLNRLSTVSSTDPTSRRQLAKLQSYVASNQNQLSQLNQLIDAQWSQYQDVVRRNSKNQMHIPCLDGIYQRMSKLKDLLARQRTKMNYIKTKLKQKGLNYKPPSEVDVTSVAVGALTKNQSTMESLADSILSMSLSQVVSQTQAKLSEDKLNAIRDFTRRQQQIAIIKPKRPDRIGLKSEVILETKLETERKQKEMAKKQQQQQQMQQQQYVQQQQIQQQQYVQQQQQQQQQYAAYKQQTNMQKVVSSKPQEQQQNYQTQLQQQLLKPQATISTSQQQQPTLLAKPTASKPNIVSSQPPTFITPTSSTAATLSFGGNSSFVKTSISTSAPKTDETNKPLATSTAFTGFGMTTSQSSLSFNPAKPLHNTAAANESKENQQPTNTPISFSAKVIGGNDAKPFANLGNKTTTQTNALQQPPAQGFAASTSSGFSAFANTKATTQTSNQTKDNTKKPEEAPKQFGFVTASSTATTSTSSATSTAPSTAFGGFGGSTKPATTAAPFSTPLFGSTSSTTTSTPFATLSSSSSFSFNANVSTTAATTASTKSVTTTTTTSAMPAATAVTAKPADIKTTQTAAASTASSVTVTSAATSFISPAAGNTTTVTSTKSTAAPNVTITSTGLPEPKPAATATTTSTSAPTPTATADPTDSLFGSLNICKPTAKEAAGDSSKPANIFSVFAAATSTASSGAFSFVSASGAGDGAKSFLGTTSTTGTTASTGFSFVSAASTTPATTANIFGTSATAGTTAAATDTTTTTSTTATAVTSTAAASTNATTTSSFTFATAPAPATASTAGSLFGSLSLSSAATTAGTATTTSAPAAGNIFGGGSSVFGQTSTAGTTSTTTSIFGGGAAAASSAPSLFGSTAPATTTAATPGTGSIFGAAAAATAPAGGSVFGGIPKPDQSVFGTGLFGATAATTKSPAATGGSIFGGGSSTGFGGSTAAGSIFGGCASNAASPFGSTASANTAGSIFGAAAAATKPAEGGSIFGSPTQQTASSGGSLFGKSTFGAPAAPQTAGGIFGGAAAQSPTSGGFGASGGSIFGGSTTANTSASGGSIFGAAAATTAPAFGASPGFGSFSQPSSAPAFGSPSAGGFGAAATTGFGSPQQQGAFAKPVFGGPASFGSPQPAFGAQPTFGGAPTFGSPKGFGSFAATSPTATGFGAAAQASAAPKGNIFETLGSQDSGLSFGNLAHSTQAQQQKPAFGGSSFMNYRS, encoded by the exons atGGCCCAAAATGCACCACCTTCACAAGATGTACag GATATACAATTCAAATTACACGATAAATTCACAATATTTCCCGAGTCAAAAGAAGTGAAAAGTTTGGTTAGTTTATTGGCTGTTTCCTCTGCCAAAGGTCTACTGTTTGCCGGTAATCCACATAGCAAGGAGTTGAAAG tttttaaattaagagaTATAGTTGATGGCAAAACTTCTGGACAGGAATTAAAAGCTCGTGTAGTAAATTTACCGGGTGAACCTAAGGTTTTAGCTTGCAGTTGTGATGGTTCTATGCTGGCggttaattatgttttaaacaatACCGGTTTCTTACAAATCTATCAAGTGGATAGTTTTTTAACTGCGACCCCAACTTCTTTGTATAATCTACCCGTTGCTCCCGAAAGCAATGTTTTCGCTTTACAAATGCTTTGGAACCCGGTAATACCCAATAATATTGCTTTGATTTTAACCGATGGTTCGGTGGCCATGTTTACTTTGAATAATGGTCAATATGATAAAGTTACTTTGGGTAAAGAGCATCAAGTTAAAGCTGGCTGTTGGTCTCCTAAAggtaaacaaattgtttttggttttgcCGAGGGTAAACTGCAACAATTCAAACCCAATTTACAGCCAGCTAGAGCCATCCCTTGTCCTCCCGGTATACATCCGGGACCATTTGATTGTATAGCGGTGCACTGGTTGTCAACATTTCAATTTGCCGCTATTTTCCTGCAACGAGGCCAGGAAATGTGTCCCTCATTGTTCATAGTTAATGCTCCTAAGGCTGGTCAGCCGTCCTATATCAATTACTATGATATTTGCTATAGTGCTCCTGGACCACGCATACAGCAATTGTCTTTTAACCACATAGCCCAATGGAATCTGTTATTGGTTACTTCAGCCAATGGTGTTGAGGTGGGTGTATTGGGCACTAAAGATGCGGGCGATAATCCCAATTGGATACAGTATACTTTACTGGATGAGGCTCGCATAGAAATGCCTTTGACCGAGTCAAAAGATGAAACTTATCCCTTAGGTTTTGCCTTTGATACCGCCTCTTCTCATCAAGTGCTTGTAGGAGAAAAGAAACTACCCGTAATGCCCATGATTCATGTCTTATCGACTCATGGTCATTTGGTTTcctataattttttgaatttggcACCTAATGCTGTAGATGTTTGTTCACCACCTCCCCCGTTAAATGATGTATCGGGACAGTTTGTACCTTTAAAGCAAACTATTGCTGCTGCAGCTGCTTCTGCTCCTGCAAATCAAACTAAGCCTCAGTTTGGAGAAAATAAACCACCAACATCTGGTCAAGGTTTTGGTGATATGACCTTTTCTACTGGTTCCAATATGGTCACCTCAACACCGGCTATA aaGGACAAACCAGTACCTTTATTTGGTACACAACCAGCAGCGGCTAAACCAACAGCAGGTTTTGGCTTCAGTACAAATACTCCAGCAGCTTCATCTGTAACCACAGCACCTGCAAACAATAAACCCTCAACAGGATTTGGTTTTGGATcggcaacaactacaacaacatccGCAGCACAACCATTTTCTCAACCCTTTGGTGGTGCCATGACAACAGGAACACCTTTTGGTGGATTTTCAGGAACAGGTTTTACTGCCAAACCTAATGAAGCTCCCAAACAGCAGCCTACACAAACTCAAACTTCGCAAGCAgcgaatgtaaataaaaatccaGAAGCCAACAAACCCTTGTACACAGTACCGGCCACATTTACACCACCTAGTGTACAGCAgacacaaaataacaacaaaatggaACAGAAGACAATACAGCCCCAAACAGCTGCTAACAAAATGAATTTGAATAATGGAGAAATTGATGAAGTGGTAAAACAAATGATAGTCATACAAATAGAAGCCTTTGAAATGGAACTAAAACATATAGGACAACAATCCAAACAATTAATGGAAAAT ATTGGTTCCCCTGATGAAATCAAATCGTATAGCAAACAATTAAATGATCTACAAGAAATTCTTGAACAGGCCAATGATCATGAATTTGAACAGGATGTACAAAGTTTAAGACATTCCATGAATGAATCCTATGCCATGTTAGCTGAATGTCGCACCAAATTGGATTTATACAATAATCCCAA CTTGAACCGTTTATCTACTGTTTCCTCTACGGATCCCACTAGTCGTCGTCAACTGGCTAAACTACAGTCCTATGTCGCTTCAAATCAAAATCAATTGTCTCAATTGAATCAGTTAATTGATGCACAATGGTCTCAATATCAAGATGTTGTAAGAAGAAATTCCAAGAATCAAATGCATATTCCTTGTTTGGATGGTATTTATCAGCGAATGTCAAAGTTGAAAGATCTATTGGCAAGACAAAGGACAAAAAtgaattatattaaaactaaattaaagcaAAAGGGCTTAAACTATAAGCCGCCCAGTGAGGTGGATGTTACTTCGGTGGCTGTGGGTGCTTTGACGAAAAATCAAAG CACCATGGAATCTTTAGCCGATTCCATTCTATCCATGAGCTTATCACAGGTGGTTTCTCAAACTCAAGCTAAATTGTCGGAAGACAAATTAAATGCCATACGAGATTTCACCAGAAGGCAACAACAAATTGCCATAATCAAACCCAAACGACCAGATCGCATAGGACTGAAATCAGAAGTTATTTTAGAAACTAAATTGGAAACTGAGCGCAAACAAAAGGAAATGGCTaaaaagcagcagcaacaacaacaaatgcaacagcagcaatatgtgcaacaacaacaaattcaacAGCAGCAATAtgtgcaacaacaacagcagcagcaacaacagtatGCAGcttataaacaacaaacaaacatgcAAAAAGTTGTGTCATCCAAACctcaagaacaacaacaaaactatcaAACACAACTACAGCAGCAATTATTAAAACCACAAGCAACTATATCAacatcacaacaacaacaaccaacacTTTTAGCCAAACCAACAGCCTCTAAACCAAACATAGTATCCTCACAACCACCCACATTCATAACGCCCACATCATCAACAGCTGCTACTTTATCTTTTGGTGGCAATAGTTCATTTGTTAAAACATCCATCTCAACATCTGCACCAAAAACTGATGAAACCAACAAACCTTTAGCCACCTCTACAGCTTTTACCGGTTTTGGCATGACCACCTCACAGTCATCTTTGAGCTTTAATCCAGCTAAACCTCTACACAATACTGCTGCGGCCAATGAAAGTAAAGAAAATCAACAACCTACTAATACGCCAATATCATTTTCCGCCAAAGTAATTGGTGGTAATGATGCTAAACCATTTGCAAATTTAGGCAATAAAACGACAACGCAAACTAATGCATTGCAACAACCGCCAGCACAAGGTTTTGCAGCTTCTACTTCTAGTGGGTTTTCAGCATTTGCCAATACAAAAGCCACAACACAAACAAGTAATCAAACAAAAGATAATACTAAAAAGCCAGAAGAAGCTCCTAAACAATTTGGCTTTGTAACAGCTtcttcaacagcaacaacatccaCTTCTTCTGCAACATCAACAGCACCGTCTACTGCTTTTGGTGGTTTTGGAGGCTCTACTAAACCAGCTACCACTGCAGCGCCATTTTCTACACCACTTTTTGGTTCGACTAGCTCAACTACCACTTCTACACCTTTTGCGACTTTATCTTCATCCtcttcattttcttttaatgcCAATGTTTCTACAACAGCAGCAACGACAGCTTCAACAAAATCGGTAACCACTACCACCACAACTTCTGCTATGCCCGCAGCAACTGCTGTTACAGCAAAACCTGCGGATATAAAAACTACTCAAACTGCTGCTGCTTCTACAGCTTCCAGTGTTACAGTAACAAGTGCCGCCACCAG CTTTATAAGCCCAGCAGCTGGCAACACCACCACAGTGACTTCTACCAAATCTACGGCAGCGCCGAACGTTACCATAACATCAACAGGCTTACCGGAACCTAAACCTGCTGCTACGGCTACAACAACTTCAACTAGTGCACCAACTCCTACAGCAACAGCTGATCCTACAGATTCTCTATTTGGTTCGCTTAATATTTGCAAACCAACAGCTAAAGAAGCTGCAGGAGATTCTAGCAAACCAGCTAATATATTCTCCGTATTTGCCGCCGCTACGTCGACTGCATCAAGCGGAGCGTTTTCTTTTGTTTCGGCCAGTGGTGCTGGAGATGGTGCGAAATCATTTTTGGGTACGACAAGTACAACCGGAACAACTGCCAGTACAGGATTTTCATTTGTCTCAGCTGCCAGTACTACACCGGCAACAACAGCGAATATTTTTGGAACATCAGCCACTGCAGGAACAACAGCGGCAGCTACCGACACAACAACCACCACATCAACAACAGCTACAGCTGTAACAAGCACAGCTGCTGCTTCCACTAACGCTACAACAACATCTTCATTTACATTTGCTACAGCACCGGCTCCGGCCACAGCTTCTACTGCTGGTTCATTGTTTGGCTCGCTTTCTCTGTCCTCTGCCGCCACAACTGCAGGTACTGCTACGACCACTTCGGCTCCAGCAGCTGGTAATATATTCGGTGGAGGATCTTCGGTGTTTGGACAAACAAGCACAGCTGGCACTACAAGTACCACAACATCGATATTTGGAGGCGGTGCAGCAGCAGCTTCTTCAGCACCTTCTTTGTTTGGTTCTACAGCTCCTGCCACAACAACCGCCGCTACACCTGGAACAGGTTCCATTTTTGGAGCCGCTGCAGCTGCTACAGCACCAGCGGGTGGTAGCGTCTTTGGAGGCATACCTAAACCAGATCAATCCGTTTTTGGAACTGGTTTATTTGGAGCAACTGCTGCAACAACTAAATCTCCAGCAGCCACAGGAGGCAGTATCTTTGGTGGTGGTTCATCAACAGGATTTGGTGGTTCAACAGCTGCTGGCTCCATTTTTGGTGGTTGTGCTAGTAATGCAGCCAGTCCTTTTGGCTCTACAGCATCAGCAAATACAGCTGGTTCTATATTTGGAGCGGCGGCGGCAGCAACTAAACCTGCCGAAGGTGGTAGTATCTTCGGTTCACCCACACAACAAACGGCCTCTAGTGGTGGTTCACTATttggaaaaagtacttttggaGCACCAGCTGCTCCACAAACAGCTGGAGGTATTTTTGGAGGTGCCGCTGCCCAATCGCCCACTTCGGGAGGTTTTGGCGCTTCAGGAGGTTCCATATTTGGAGGTTCTACTACCGCTAATACTTCAGCATCAGGAGGTTCAATCTTTGGAGCAGCAGCCGCTACAACGGCACCAGCTTTTGGTGCATCACCTGGATTCGGCTCCTTCTCACAGCCATCTTCGGCTCCTGCTTTTGGTTCACCCTCGGCTGGTGGTTTTGGTGCTGCAGCAACCACAGGATTCGGTTCGCCTCAACAGCAAGGTGCTTTTGCCAAACCAGTTTTCGGTGGTCCTGCTTCATTTGGTAGTCCTCAACCAGCTTTTGGTGCCCAACCCACATTCGGAGGAGCTCCAACATTTGGCAGTCCCAAAGGTTTCGGTTCATTTGCAGCAACATCTCCAACAGCCACCGGTTTCGGTGCAGCCGCTCAAGCTTCAGCAGCTCCTAAGGGTAATATTTTCGAAACATTAGGCTCTCAAGACTCGGGTTTGTCATTTGGAAATTTGGCTCATTCTACACAGGCTCAGCAACAGAAACCCGCTTTTGGAGG TTCTTCTTTCATGAACTATCGTtcttaa